A stretch of DNA from Syntrophorhabdales bacterium:
GTTACGGCTTGCGTCAGTTCCTCGTCATGATTCATAAAATACCGGCCTCCTATCCACGGCTGAGAAGATTTTTCCAGCAACCCGTCACGCTCGGGTGCAGATGCGACTTACATTCCAAGCTTGTCACTCGCTCTCTTCATGGCGTCGAGACAGGTGGTGACAAACTCTGCGAGGGGTATGCCGATCTTCTCGCATTCAAGGATGTTCTCATATTCGGGCATGGCCCTGAAACGCTCCGAGTGAATTCTTTCCATCACAGCGCTGACCGTCACGCCGTGCAGCATCTTGTCGGGGAGCGCTCTTCCGACTGATATTATGACAAAGGTGAGTCGGTCGCTCGCGGCCAGGGCTTGCTGAAACTCAGTAGTCCGTTCTCTGCCGTGCCACGATTCATTGTGCATGAGTACCGCATCGATTAGTTCGTGATCGAGTCCGTGCCGGGTGAGTATGGAGCCGGCTTGGCTGCCATGGATCGTAAAGTCGCGCTCCACCACTTCTATATCGATGTCGTGGAGCAATCCGGCAAGCCCCCATTGCTCCTCGTCCCTGCCGAGCTTTCGTGCCAGTGCGCGCATGACTGCTTCCACGGCGAGAACATGGCGTATCAGCCTCCGGTCCGTGATGTACTGTTTGACGAGGTGAAAAGCTTCTTTCCTTGAAACGCTCATTGCTCTTTCCTTATTTCCACGTAACCTGGGCGCACTCGCGGTCGATCCACCGCTTAAACCGTATAGCAGGATACCCGAGAGCCAATCCTCCGTAGATGCTGTGTCCTTTGGGCAGTTCGACCAGACGCGGCAGAAGGGGTTCGTGCGCGCAGGCTGTTACGATGTATCCGGTATAGAAGCCGCCGAGACCCAGTGATGAGGCTACCAACGTAGCGTTGTGGAGTGCGAGCGTTGCATTCACATCAGCCGAGCGCATAGTCTGGTCGGCGTGAAAAAGAAGGAGGAGCGGGGCTCCGAAGAGGACGAGGTCAGTGCCCTGGCGCATCTTGCTTGCCATTACGTCAAGCTGGCTGATCCATTGTCGGACCTGTTCGATATCCTTGGTTCCGCGCAGTATGTAAAGCTTTCTCCAAAAAGGGTTTTTGAGTCTCTTCGCCACCTTGCCAAGCCATTGGGCCGTATGGGAGGCAATGGCACGAAGCAGGGTCTTGTCCTGGATTACTATGTATCGCGTGCTTTGGCTGTTCTTAAGGCTGGGAGCAAAGCGTGCGCCTTCGATCACTTTCTCGACAATGTCCCTCGGCACGGTCCGTTCCTGAAAGGTACGTATGGAACGTCTGGAGACGATCATCTCGCGTACCTGCTCGTAGGAAGGAAGGAGGTCTGTCCTCACTTCATGGATCTTTTCAGGCGGGGAGTGGGCCTGGCTGACAGCTCCCGAAGGACACACCAGGACGCAGTGGCCGCAGGAGTTGCATGATTCCTCGTGGGCCACGGAGGGAATTCCCCCTTCTGCCTCCAGCGAGAATACTTTCTGGCAGATGCGCTGGCAAAGACCGTCTCTCTTGCAGCGTTCCGGGTCAATGGCCACGAGCGGCATACATCCTCCTTGAAACAAAAATGGCTACAGAGCGCATAGCGCTCTGAATAGTTGTATCGTTACGTCGTTCACTGCGGAACCGCTGCATCAAAGGGTGATTAGTACAAGCTCGTTGCGGCTGAGCTCTTCGTATATCGCGGTCAGCTGTTGTTGGTTCGTGGCGATGAAGGTTGCTGTTATGGACATGTAGGTATCGTGTGAACTGACCCGGGTAGTGTATGTGACATTCTCGCCTTCGGCAACATGTTTTTCTATGATGGCGCTTACGGACGCATGAAAGGCATTCACATTTCGCCCCACGACCTTGAGCGGATAAGAGCAGGGAAACTGCAGAAGGCTTGCGGGATTCTTGGCCATGGAACCATCCTAGATTTTGCGCTGTCCCGGGCTGCTTTACCGGAGCGGTTATTTTAGCGCATTCCTTGACGACTTTCCACGCCCTGCCTAACGCCGGTCATGGTTTTTGCCAGCGAACCGCGATGAAGGCGCCTGTCTGCAATCCCTTCTCTTTGCCCTCCTTCTCTAATTGCGTTGCCTCCTTCGGAGTAACATCTTTCGGAAAATGCACGGCAGTCTTCACAATGCCGGGCAGGGGTGCGAGCGAGCGCATGTCGTCGGGAGACCGGAAAATTGCCCTTGAGAAAATGGTCTCCTTTTTCGTTGCTTCTTCCCGCCTTATCTTTGCCCACGGACTCAGACTGTTAAGTGTTGCCACAAGCACCACTCCGCCTGCCTTTGTCACCCGGAAGAGTTCTCTTACTGCCACTCCGCCGTTCTCGATAAATTCGAGAGCCGTGATTGACACAGTCTTGTCGAACGTCTGCTCCTTGAAGGGTAGGCGAAGAATATCAGCCGCTACCGGGCTGAAGCGCGAGGATTGAGCTTTGACATGCGCTTTGTAGAGCATGGGAAGGGATAGGTCGATGCCCACGACGCTGGAGCCTGCTGCAAGAATCTCCAGCGTGAAGACGCCTGTGCCACACCCCGCGTCCAGTATTCGTTCCCCGGCCACGGGATCGAGCAATTCCATGACAAGGGCTTGCTCGCTTGCTTTTACCAGTGAACCGACAGGCGTCTCAAACCAACGGTCATACTGATCCGGCCAGTCGTCGAAGAGCTGCCTTTTCATGTCGGTCGTCTGGTGGCGGTCCTGAAGAGGCAAAGCCCTTATTTGACGATGTGTGCAATCCCGAGATCGTCCAATTTGCGCGCAGTGGGAGCACCCTTCTCATCCCATCCGCGGAGTTCGTAGTAGCGATCGAGAAACTGTTCGAGTTCTTTTACCGTCTCTCCGTCGCCGGGCGCGCCGAACGTCTGAAGAGGCTCGTGCAGGATCCGGTCCGGCAGTCTGTCCTCTTTGCGGCTGAAGCCTTCACGTACGTTGAATGCCCGCTCGAGGTTGACGATCCTGTCCCCTACCTTGAAGAGATAATTGGGATCAGCAAACTGCTCACACCCTGTGGCCGCAGCCAGGAGCTTCGCGTAGATGACAGGGAACCAACCCCATGGTCTCGCAAAACTGCAGTTGATACCGACTTCGTTCGTCGCAGTAGTGTTCTGGTTGGTGATAACGATGTCCGCATTTTGGACCTCTTCAAACCTGTTAACCACTCTTGGTATTGGGGCGCCGAATATTTCCTGATGAGCATATCCGTAGCAATGACTCCCGCCGATATTGGAGGTGGCGTAATTAAAGCCTTGCGACTTAGCCCCTCGTGGCTCGTACGCCGGCAATTCCATCCCTTTGGCGTGGATGGCGTAGCTTTCCGCGCCCCGCCCGATCTTAGCCGCAGCCCTTACACTGCCTTCGGCCAGTATATCACCGAAGCCTTCCCTTGCAGCAATTTTTTCGATCAGCTTGATCATGGCTTGATGATTGCCGTAGACGAGCTCCAGGCCATCCGTATCCTTGCGGTCGATGATACCGTGTTCGTAAAGCTCGTAGGCAAACGCTATGCTGTTCCCCGCACTGATGGTGTCCATACCGAGATCGTCGCACAGTCCGTCTGCGCGAATAGTTGCTTCGATGGAGGTGCTGTCAATAGGTGCGCTGAAGACCCATATGGATTCATACTCCGGCCCCTCGCTCCACGCTCCCGCATACTCACCGGTGGTGACGGTATGAGCCTTGCCGCAGCGGGCGGAGCAGTTGTAGCAGCCAAACTCTCCGGTTCTGATTTTCCTGTACTCCTCGCCGTAAAGCTTTTCAGCGTTCTTCTGCTGGCCGTAGCGGAAATTCCGCGTGGGGTACACGCCGAGCGTATTGGTTATATCCTGTGTCATTGTCGTGCCCCATTGTCTGTGCTGCACGTACTTCTCGCTCTCGCGATAGAGCCGGTATTGTTCTTTGGCCAGCTCTTTGAAAAGATCAGGATCAGAAAGCGTGATCATACGGTCTGCGGTGATGGCTATGGCCTTCAGGTTTTTTGAGCCCATGACTGTGCCCACACCGCATCGGCTTGCAGTTCTCCTTCCGCTGGCAATCGCAGCGTACCGTACGAGGCGTTCACCTGCAGGGCCGATACAAGCCACGCGTGTTCTGTTCCCGTGGCGTTGATGCAGTACGTCCTGGGCCTGCAGCGTGTTTGTTCCCCATATATCTCTGGCGTCGGTTATCGCGCAACCGTCCTTCGTCAGATGGAGGTAGACAGGTGTTTCAGACTTGCCCTCTACCAGCAGCGCTTCATAACCTGCAAAGCGAAGCCATGCGCCAAAATCGGCGCCGGCTACAGATCGCGCGTACGCCCCAGTCAGAGGGCTCTTGGTCACCACCATCCATCGGGAAACGGATTGCGCCTGCGCACCTGCCAGAGGACCGGCAAGAAAGATAAGCCGGTTCTCTTCGCCCAGAGGGTCCACTTCAGCGGGTTGCTCCCCGTAGAGATAGGAGATGCCGAAGCCTCTTCCTCCCACGAAGAGTTCGCGGGTTGCTGTCGGAACGGTTTCGACTGCCGTTGTTCTTCGACTTAAATTGACGCGTAAAAGACGAGCTGTTACAGCTGTTGCCATGTTCTTATTCCTCCTGTGTACTGCCAGTCTGTCTTAATGTGCTTGCCTTGTGGCTGCCCTGCGGCGTGCCGACTACGTTGCCCTCGCGTGGCGTATTTGGCACATCGTGTATGTGTGTTATCCGGACACCAGGGCCAGTGCTCTTACCGGCGACGCGCTTGAGTTAACCATCATCAATGGCGTGCAGACCAGGGTGAATATCTTGTTATGAGGCAGTTTGTCAAGGTTGGCCAGGTTTTCCATATGATAGCAGACACGTTGCCGCATGAGCATATGTGTCGCGCGATCCTTTGCGTGATCGCAGGTGGAAGCATCAACGCCGAAGATCATGATGCCCCGGTCCAGCATCCACTCCACCGCATCCCTGCGCACCTCAAGGTACTTGCTGAGATACTCGTCGGTGTCATAATACTCGCCTGCACCGGTCCTGAAGAGAATGTATTTCAGGTCGTGTGGATCAACGCTGATCTTCTTGAGGTTCTCTTCAATATCCTCAGGCGTGATAGACTCGGCGTTTTTCTTATAGCAGTAATCCTGCATCACAGCATTGCCTACCATCAGATCGAGCGGCATTTTGTCAATTCCGGTCCCTTCAGGATTGAAGTGCAAAGGGGAATCTATGTGAGTGCCGGCATGATCGCACATCACCAGGATATTTGCCTGTGACGATATGCCCCCGGGCCGCAGCGTATCACTGTGCCCCAGGAAGACGCCGAGATAGGTCTTGGATATCGCGGGGAAGACCGGCATCTTTGTGTGGATAGGCCGGGAAAGATCAATAATCCGATAATCTGAAAGCACGATGGCCTCCTTACTTTACGACACCCAGATCCTTCAAAAGCTTCGAAAAATAATTGTAGTTCTGAGCTACTACGACATCAAGCTCTTTTCCCGTCCGGTACGCCACGGGAAGACTCAGTTCCTTCATACCCTTGATGAATGCAGGTTCTTTCATCGCTTGGCGGAAGCCTTCTTCCAGCTTGTTCACGATTGCGTCAGGCACGGCTTTCTGCGTGATGACCGTGAAATACATGGGGTAGGGTAAGCCGTAGAGTTCTTTGATCGTGGGCACGCCCGGATACTCTGCTGAAGGCTCATCTTTGAGCATCATCACCAGCCGGATCTCTTT
This window harbors:
- a CDS encoding HD domain-containing protein, with translation MSVSRKEAFHLVKQYITDRRLIRHVLAVEAVMRALARKLGRDEEQWGLAGLLHDIDIEVVERDFTIHGSQAGSILTRHGLDHELIDAVLMHNESWHGRERTTEFQQALAASDRLTFVIISVGRALPDKMLHGVTVSAVMERIHSERFRAMPEYENILECEKIGIPLAEFVTTCLDAMKRASDKLGM
- a CDS encoding nitroreductase family protein, which encodes MPLVAIDPERCKRDGLCQRICQKVFSLEAEGGIPSVAHEESCNSCGHCVLVCPSGAVSQAHSPPEKIHEVRTDLLPSYEQVREMIVSRRSIRTFQERTVPRDIVEKVIEGARFAPSLKNSQSTRYIVIQDKTLLRAIASHTAQWLGKVAKRLKNPFWRKLYILRGTKDIEQVRQWISQLDVMASKMRQGTDLVLFGAPLLLLFHADQTMRSADVNATLALHNATLVASSLGLGGFYTGYIVTACAHEPLLPRLVELPKGHSIYGGLALGYPAIRFKRWIDRECAQVTWK
- a CDS encoding DUF493 domain-containing protein — protein: MAKNPASLLQFPCSYPLKVVGRNVNAFHASVSAIIEKHVAEGENVTYTTRVSSHDTYMSITATFIATNQQQLTAIYEELSRNELVLITL
- a CDS encoding class I SAM-dependent methyltransferase, with translation MKRQLFDDWPDQYDRWFETPVGSLVKASEQALVMELLDPVAGERILDAGCGTGVFTLEILAAGSSVVGIDLSLPMLYKAHVKAQSSRFSPVAADILRLPFKEQTFDKTVSITALEFIENGGVAVRELFRVTKAGGVVLVATLNSLSPWAKIRREEATKKETIFSRAIFRSPDDMRSLAPLPGIVKTAVHFPKDVTPKEATQLEKEGKEKGLQTGAFIAVRWQKP
- a CDS encoding aldehyde ferredoxin oxidoreductase family protein — protein: MATAVTARLLRVNLSRRTTAVETVPTATRELFVGGRGFGISYLYGEQPAEVDPLGEENRLIFLAGPLAGAQAQSVSRWMVVTKSPLTGAYARSVAGADFGAWLRFAGYEALLVEGKSETPVYLHLTKDGCAITDARDIWGTNTLQAQDVLHQRHGNRTRVACIGPAGERLVRYAAIASGRRTASRCGVGTVMGSKNLKAIAITADRMITLSDPDLFKELAKEQYRLYRESEKYVQHRQWGTTMTQDITNTLGVYPTRNFRYGQQKNAEKLYGEEYRKIRTGEFGCYNCSARCGKAHTVTTGEYAGAWSEGPEYESIWVFSAPIDSTSIEATIRADGLCDDLGMDTISAGNSIAFAYELYEHGIIDRKDTDGLELVYGNHQAMIKLIEKIAAREGFGDILAEGSVRAAAKIGRGAESYAIHAKGMELPAYEPRGAKSQGFNYATSNIGGSHCYGYAHQEIFGAPIPRVVNRFEEVQNADIVITNQNTTATNEVGINCSFARPWGWFPVIYAKLLAAATGCEQFADPNYLFKVGDRIVNLERAFNVREGFSRKEDRLPDRILHEPLQTFGAPGDGETVKELEQFLDRYYELRGWDEKGAPTARKLDDLGIAHIVK
- a CDS encoding cyclase family protein; this encodes MLSDYRIIDLSRPIHTKMPVFPAISKTYLGVFLGHSDTLRPGGISSQANILVMCDHAGTHIDSPLHFNPEGTGIDKMPLDLMVGNAVMQDYCYKKNAESITPEDIEENLKKISVDPHDLKYILFRTGAGEYYDTDEYLSKYLEVRRDAVEWMLDRGIMIFGVDASTCDHAKDRATHMLMRQRVCYHMENLANLDKLPHNKIFTLVCTPLMMVNSSASPVRALALVSG